The genomic DNA CCGTCCCAGCTCGGGGAGCATCTGCTCCCACAGCCGGGCCTCGTCGGCGTACGACGGGATCGTGCCGCGCAGCGCGACAACCGTGCGGGCGGCGAACGATGTGCGGTCGAGGGTGATGTCCATGGTCTGCTCCTGTCGATGCGCCTCGCGCACCTTGTCGATGAGTGTGAGGCGGTGCGTCGCCGCGCGGACGTCGTCCACGAGGGCCGCACGCTGCTGGTCCAGCGCCCGGCCGAAGGTGGAGTCGCCTCGTGTGGCCAGCAGCGCACCGATGGCGGGTACGCCGAACCCCACGTCGCGCAGCTGACGGACGAGCTGGGCGTCGGCGAGCTGCGTCGTCGCGTACCACCGATAGCCGGTGGTGTCGTCGACGTACGCCGGCCGCAGGACGTCGTGCTCGTCGTAGTGGCGCAGCATCCGCACGCTGATCCGCGTGAGTGCGGAGAAGCGGCCGATGGGCATGAGATCCGAGGTACCGGGCATGCGCTCAGCGTGGCCTCTCACATCGTGGCAGAGTCAACGACCGGTTGGCGCAGGATCGTGCGCAGCCGTTCGGGTGCGACGCGGCGCGGGTCGCTGAGGTAGATCTCGTGATGCCTGCCGTCGAGTCGCAGACCGTGAGCAGGGATGTACTCGTCGTGCATCCGCGCGAGCACACCGGCCTCGTCGTCGTACGAGCCGACGTGCAACGTCTGGACGCATCGACCCTCGAGAAGCGTTGCGAACCGGACCTTCTCGAGTGCAGGCGGGTTCTTGGCAGCTGCCCGGGCCAGGGCAGCTTCGACCGCTGAGGCGTCCAGCCACGCGGGCACCATCAGCATCATCGTCCAGTCCCACTGCGCCTTGTCGCGGCGAGTCGTGAACGCCGCCATGTCGTCGGCCCACCAGAGTCCTTCGAGCGGCGGTACGACGTAGTCGCGGCCCTGGCCCTTGCTCGCGAACTTCAGCGCGTAGGCAACGGGGTAGAGCGAGGCGAGCGCGTCGGCGTACGCCGGTGCCGTGTTGGGGTCGCCGTGCCCGTCGACCATCAGGTACGACAGCGGCGGGACGTCGATGAGGCTCAGCTCGCCGGCGGTGGCCCGGTAGGAGTCGAGGGTCTTCTTGAGGTCGATCTTGTCCGGCACGGCTCAGGCTCCCGGCGGCCAGGGCGAGCTGTCCAGGACCCGACCCCAGAACGCCGGGTGCACCTCGCGCAGCGTGCGCCACGCGATCTCGTCCGTCGCCGGGAGGGCGGCGGTGGCGACGAGCACGTCGGGGCCGTGCTGGATCAGCCGTTCCTGGCAGACGCCGCACGGGCTCAGGACCAGCATCGACCCGTCCGCGCGGTGGAAGAGGCAGACGGAGGCGACGACGGCCTGGTCGAGCTTGTACGCCTCGCAGAACGCCCCGACCTCATGGCACAGCTCGACGCTGGCGTTGAACACCTCGGGTGCCGTGCTCGTGAGGATCGTGCCGTCCTCCAGCAGCATTGCGGCGGCGCCTTCCTCGCCCTCGGGGAAGCGGGTGCGGATCAGGTCTCGGCAGGCGTCGACGGTCGCCGTCAGCTGGTCAGGAGTGGGCACGGGCACGACGCTAGTGCCGCGTGAGTCTCAGCCCCACGCAATCAGGGTGATCCCCGCGATGACGACCACGCAACCGGTGAGCCGGCGTACGGGCCCGGGCTCCTTGAACAACCACCACGCGAGCAGCGAGCCGACGATGATGCTCGACTCCCGCGCCGGAGCGACCAGGGAGACCGGCGTGGTCCGCATCGCCTCCAGCACCAGCACGTACGCCACCGGTGACAGCACCGCGGTGACGGCGGCCGGCCGCCACGACCCGCGAACCGTCGCCGCGACGCGCTGCCGCCGACGCACCACCTCAGGCGTCATCAGCACGGTCTGCCACAGCACGGTGAGCGCGAAGTACGGCAGCGGCAGCAGAGCCAGCTCGTCGACGGCGTGGCCGTCCCACAGCGTGTACGCCGCGATGGTCGCCCCCGTCGCGAGCCCGTACGTCAGCCCCGGGCGGGACAGCGTGCCGGCGCGGCCGAAGCCGCGCGTCGCGACCACGGCCACGCCGATGACGACCGCCAGGCCGCCGAGGGCCGGGTGCCAGCCGGGTCGCTCGCCGAGCAGCGCGATCGCGACGAGCATGCTCAGCAGCGGACCGGTGCCGCGCGCGACCGGGTAGACGACGCCGAGCGGCGCCCGGTCGTACCCGGTCTGCAGGAGCAGGTTGTACGCGATGTGCAGGACGGCCGACCCCACCGAGGCGATGAGCAGCGCCCACGACCACGGTCGGTCCGTACGCAGGAGCAGCACGACCCCGACCGGCAGCCACAGCACCGTCGACAGGGCCTCGTACAACCACACGAAGACGAAGCGGTCGCCGTCGACGTACTTGGCGGCGATGTTCCACAGGGCATGGCACAGGGCGGCGACCAGAACGAGGGCCAGGGCTTGATGACTCACTGCCGCCCATCCAACACCCGCGGAATGTGGCGCGGCGCCGGGCTGTTGCGCCAGTGTGGGTGAGGTGGACGACACCGCCGGGCTGCGCATCAACGAGCCGCAGGGCCGGTTGCTGCTGCTGACGACGATCCTGGGCTCGGGGATGGCCTTCCTCGACGGCACCATCGCCAACGTCGCCCTGCCCCACATCGGTGCCGAGCTGGACGCCGACCTCGCTGGTCTGCAGTGGGTCATCAACGGCTACACACTGACGCTCGCGTCGCTCATCCTCATCGGCGGATCGCTCGGCGACCGGCTGGGCCGCAAGCGCGTATACGCCTGGGGCATAGGCGGATTCGCCATCATGTCGTTGGCGTGCGCCCTCGCGCCGACCATCGAGACCCTCGTCGGAGCCCGCCTGCTGCAGGGCGTCGCTGCGGCACTGCTGACACCGGGCAGCCTCGCGATGCTGCAGGCGAGCTTTCACCCCGACGACCGGATGAAGGCGATCGGTGCGTGGACCGGGATGCTCGGCATCGCCACCGCGGGCGGCCCGGTCGTGGGCGGCTGGCTGGTCGGCATCGACTGGCGGCTGGCGTTCTGGATCAACCTGCCCCTGGCCGCGATCATCCTGGTGCTGCTGCGCTGGGCGCCCGAGTCGCGCGACGAGCACGCCTCGCACCACACCGATGTGCCCGCCGTGCTGCTCGCACCGATCGGTCTGGCCGGCATCACGTGGGCGCTCACCGCGTGGCCCGAGACCGGCGCGTCGGCGACGACCCTTGCGAGTCTGGCGGTCGGCGTACTGGCCTGTGTGGCGTTCGTCGTCGCCGAGCGCAGCGAGCGTGACCCGATGGTGCCGTTGTCGATGTTCGCCAACCGCACGTTCAGCGTCATCAACCTCGTGACGCTCCTGGTCTACGCCGCGCTCTCGGGAAGCATGTTCTTCCTCGCGGTCTACCTGCAGGTGAGCGCCGGCTGGACACCGCTCGCGGCCGGCGCCGCGACCGTCCCGATGAGCATCGTGATGCTCTTCCTCGCATCCCGGTTCGGGGGAGTGGCGACGCGGTACGGAGCCCGTACGCCGATGCTCGCGGGCTCGCTCGTCATCGTCGTGGCGTTGTCGTTGCTGGCGCTCGCACCGGACGATCCGTCGTTCGTACGCCACATCCTGCCCGGCGTCACCCTCATGGGCTTCGGGCTGTCGATGCTCGTCGCGCCGCTCACCGGCACCGTGCTCGCGGCCGCACCGCAGAGCCGGTCGGGGCTCGCCAGCGGCATCAACAACGCCGTCTCGCGCACCGCAGGTCTGCTCGCCATCGCGGTGCTGCCGCTGGTCGTCGGCCTGTCCGGTCGTGAGTACGAGCAGGGTCCGGCCGTCGCCGACGCCTACCGCGGCGCCATGTGGAGCTGCGCCGCACTGGTGCTGGCAGGCGCCGTCCTGGCCGCGCTCGGGCTGCAGCAGCGCTGCGACCAGGCCTCGGTCGTCGCGCCGGAGCGAGAGGCGACGGCGACGTCGTGACGGTCAGCCCGGGTGCGCGTGGACGAACTCGCGCACGGCGTCGTTGAGCTCGGCCGGCCGCTCGAGGTTGAGCGTGTGCCCCGCGCCGGCGAACGTCACGAGCCGCGCGCCGGGGATCGCCGCCTCCATCCGGCGGGCGACGGTCAGTGGTGACCGCGCGTCGAGCTCTCCCCACAGCAGCAGGGTGGGCACGTCGATCGAGCCGAGCATGCCGCCCAGGTCCGCCTCGGCCATAGCCGTCAGCTGGTCGGCCATCGGGCCGCGGCGTACGTCGGCCGCCAGCCGGCGTACGAGCTCGGCGAACTCCGCCGGTGGCTCACCCGCGAAAACCCCTGGCAGCTCGACGTTCTCGGCCGGCGGTGCGGCGAGCATCGCCCGCGTGCGCTCGACGCGGGCGCGCACTTCGGAGGCCGGCAGCGAGCCTTTCCAGCCGGCGTACGCGTCGACGAGGACGAGCGTGGCGACCTGCTCGGGTGCCTGACGGTAGAGCTCCAGCGCGAGGGTGCTGCCCCACGAGTGGCCGACCACGTGCGCAGGTCCGAGGGCGAGGTGGTCGACGAGGTCGGCGAGGCACGCGGCGTAGTCGCTCAGCGTGAACCCGGGCGGCGGGTCGGACGACCGACCTGCGCCGGGCTGGTCCCAGGCGACAACCGTGAGGTCGTCGGCGAGCGCGTCGAGCTGCGGTCGCCAGATCCGACTGTCGCACGCGCTCCCGTGCACGAGCAGCACCAGCGGCCCGCTGCCGACCCGTTCGTACGCGACCTCGACACCGTGCGTGCGCAGCACCTCCATGGCCTCACCGTACGCCGGTGGTGGCGCCGTGACGCCGCCACGACATCACGTGACGCCATCAATCTCTTGACGTGACGTCATGATGACGTCATAGTGGTGCGCATGGACATCACGCCGTACGTCGAGCTCCTCCGCCGAGACCTGCAGAACGCCGCAGCGGTCGGTGAGGAGAGCGGGCGCGCCGCGGCCGAGCGGCTCCTCATCGCGCTCGACCCGTCCGCCCGTCTCGCCCTGATGGAGGCCGTCACCCAGGCGGCCGCCGAGATCACCGCCGAGATGCCGTCCGGCACGGTCGACGTCCGCCTCAGCGGTCGCGAGCTCGACTTCGTCGTCGACGTCACGGCACCCGAGCCGATGGCGCCGCCGGCCCCGCCCGCACCTCCTGCGCCGCCGGAGCCCGAGGCCGACGCGAGCCTGGCCCGCGTGACGCTCCGGCTCCCCGAGAACGTCAAGAAGAAGGCCGAGGAGCGTGCCGCCGACTCCGGGCAGTCGCTCAACACCTGGCTGGTCAACGCGATCCGCCAGGCCACCCAGGACGACGCCCGCGTCCACGTGACGGCGTCGTTCGACCCGTTCGGAGGCCGCGGACCACGTCGCATGAGCGGCTGGCTCTAAGCACTCCCACCACCCACCCGACACGGGGCGTCGACCGACGTCCTGCGATCCCGCACACCCTTTTCCAGGAAGTGAGTACGCCATGCAGGAGTTCACGTTCGAGACGCCCGAGCCGGCGGAGCTGTCGGTCGAGATCGGCAGCGGCCAGGTCGACGTCACCGCCGACGAGGTCGCCACGAGTCAGGTCACGGTCGACGGCCCGGGCGCGGATGACGTCACGGTGACGCAGGAAGGACGTCGCATCGTCGTCAAGAGCCACAAGCGCTCCGGCCTGTTCAGCCGGCACGAGCGGGTCGACGTGACCGTTGTCGTCCCGACCGGCAGCGACCTCGTCGTCCGCACGGGGTCGGGCGATGTCCGCACCTCGGGCCGGTTCGGTCAGGGCGCGCTCACGACGGGCTCCGGTGACGTGGAGGCCTCCCAGTTCGCCGGCGACGTCGTGTCGACGGCCGGTTCGGGCGACATCCGGATCGCCGAGGTCGGCGGTGCGTTGCGCGGCAAGTCCGGGTCAGGCGGCGTACGCATCGGCCGGGTCGCCGGCGCGGCAGACATCTCGTCGGGGTCGGGTGACCTCGCGATCGACGGCTGCGGCACCGAGTCGTCGTTCAAGACCGGCTCCGGCAACGTCGCGATCGGCGACACCACTCAGCGAGTGACGGTCACGACCGCCTCGGGCGATGTGTCGGTGCAGGGCCTGCGCGGCGGCGCGGTGAAGATCCGCACCGCCTCCGGTGACGTCGCCATCGCCCTCGCCGAAGGCGTCCCGGTGTGGGCCGACATCAACACCGTCAGTGGCACCGTGCACCGCGACATCGCGTCGGCCGGCGAGCCGACCGAGGGTCAGGCGCACATCGAGCTGCACATCCTCACCGCCAGCGGTCGCATCGACCTGCGCCACATCTGAGCACCGCACATCGCACCCACCACCGCATCCCACCACCCGAGAGGACACGACCATGTTCGCCACGTTCTTCCGCCCCAACGAGCAGATCGCCCAGCAGATGCAGGCCGACCGCGAGCGCGCCGCGACTCGTCACACGCCGCAGGTCGAGCCGGCGGTCACCGCACCGGTGCAGCGCCGCGCCCGCCGCTGGCACCACGGGGAGGTGGTCAGCGCGCCTCGCCTGCGCGCTGTGCGATAGGTGCCGTGATCAACCCATCGGGTATGCCCAGTGCGTCGACGAGCGCCTGGGCATGCGGCCGTAGGTCACCGCACAGCTGGTTGACCTGAGCGGTCACCGCCCGCGACCGGGCCGTCGTCAGCCGACCGTGCTCGATGAACCAGGCCTTGTCCTCCTCGATCGACGCCAGCGCGTAGAGGCTGCACACGTGGTCGAGCAGATCGCGGGCCGGACCCTCGGGCATGTCGTCCACGGCCTCCGCGAAGGCCTCCATGACGATCCGGTCGATGTGCGTACGGGCCGCGAGCAGCACGTGGTCCTGAGCGGCGTTGAACAGCTGAAAAGCGTTGTCCTTGGTGGCTTTTCGCAGTCTCTTGCCGACCGTCTCGAGGACGTGATCGGCGCGCTGCTCGAACATCGACAGCTGCCAGCCGCGGTCGTCGAGCGCCGAGTCGTCGTCGCGGCCCTTGGCCAGGTCGAGGAGCCGCTGCAGACCCGCGCGACCCGTCGTACGCTCGACGACACCCTCGGCGACCTGCTTGCTGACCAGACCGACCATCTCGGCGGGGTCGAGGTCGCCCCACATCTCCTTGTACTCGGTCAGCAGGCCCTTGGCGACCAGCTGCAGGAGCACCGTGTTGTCGCCCTCGAAAGTCGTGAAGACGTCGACGTCGGCCCGCATCTGACCCAGCTGGTTCTCGGCCATGTAGCCGGCGCCGCCGCAGGCCTCGCGGCAGGTCTGGATGGTGTCGAGCGCGTGCCAGGTGGTGACGGCCTTGAGCCCGGCCACGCGGGTCTCGAGCTCGCGCTGCGCCTCCTGGTCCGAAGCGCTTCTCTCGCCGCCCTCCTCCTCCGGCCGGGTTCGCAGGCTCTCCCGCCCGGCATCGTCGACCGACGGCCCACTCCGTGCGGCTCCGGCGCCGTGCAGCTCCTCGAGGCGTTCGGTGACGACGTTCTGAGCGAGGCTGAGTGCGTACGACTTCGCCAGGCGGGGGAGCAGCTTGCGCTGGTGAGCGAGGTAGTCGAGCACGACGACCTCCTGCTCGGCGCCGGGCGCCTCGAACTGGCGGCGCTGGTCGCCGTAGCGGATGGCGATGGCGAGCGCCTTCTTGGCCGCCGAGCCCGAGCCGCCGCCGACGCAGACCCGGCCGCGGACGAGCGTGCCGAGCATGGTGAAGAACCGGCGGTTCTCGTTGTCGATGTCCGAGACGTAGTGGCCGTTGTCGTCGATGTCGCCGAAGGCATTGAGCAGGTTGGCCTTGGGTACGCGCACCTGGTCGAACGCGAACGTGCCGTTGTCGACGCCGGGCAGCCCGGCCTTGACGCCGTTGTCGCCGATCGTGACTCCGGGCAGCGCTGCGCCGGCCTCGTCGCGCACCGGGACAAGCACCGCGTGCACGCCGTGGCCGCCCTCGTCGGTGATCAGCTGGGC from Luteipulveratus halotolerans includes the following:
- a CDS encoding MFS transporter gives rise to the protein MDDTAGLRINEPQGRLLLLTTILGSGMAFLDGTIANVALPHIGAELDADLAGLQWVINGYTLTLASLILIGGSLGDRLGRKRVYAWGIGGFAIMSLACALAPTIETLVGARLLQGVAAALLTPGSLAMLQASFHPDDRMKAIGAWTGMLGIATAGGPVVGGWLVGIDWRLAFWINLPLAAIILVLLRWAPESRDEHASHHTDVPAVLLAPIGLAGITWALTAWPETGASATTLASLAVGVLACVAFVVAERSERDPMVPLSMFANRTFSVINLVTLLVYAALSGSMFFLAVYLQVSAGWTPLAAGAATVPMSIVMLFLASRFGGVATRYGARTPMLAGSLVIVVALSLLALAPDDPSFVRHILPGVTLMGFGLSMLVAPLTGTVLAAAPQSRSGLASGINNAVSRTAGLLAIAVLPLVVGLSGREYEQGPAVADAYRGAMWSCAALVLAGAVLAALGLQQRCDQASVVAPEREATATS
- a CDS encoding GyrI-like domain-containing protein — translated: MPDKIDLKKTLDSYRATAGELSLIDVPPLSYLMVDGHGDPNTAPAYADALASLYPVAYALKFASKGQGRDYVVPPLEGLWWADDMAAFTTRRDKAQWDWTMMLMVPAWLDASAVEAALARAAAKNPPALEKVRFATLLEGRCVQTLHVGSYDDEAGVLARMHDEYIPAHGLRLDGRHHEIYLSDPRRVAPERLRTILRQPVVDSATM
- a CDS encoding acyl-CoA dehydrogenase family protein encodes the protein MVTSPQMSDAPARPELTSGPEVVESIRTVLDGAWGDLRQRIRTELRPEQILGEPGQSITEQRARVRDQLLGLAEAGYGRIGFPAAYGGELDYGASCVAFEMQAYGDLSLLVKLGVQFGLFGGAVARLGTERHHQAYLADIMAGRLLGSFGMTEVGHGSNVQRLETTATYDAATGDLVIHTPTESAVKTYIGNAAQDARMAVIFAQLITDEGGHGVHAVLVPVRDEAGAALPGVTIGDNGVKAGLPGVDNGTFAFDQVRVPKANLLNAFGDIDDNGHYVSDIDNENRRFFTMLGTLVRGRVCVGGGSGSAAKKALAIAIRYGDQRRQFEAPGAEQEVVVLDYLAHQRKLLPRLAKSYALSLAQNVVTERLEELHGAGAARSGPSVDDAGRESLRTRPEEEGGERSASDQEAQRELETRVAGLKAVTTWHALDTIQTCREACGGAGYMAENQLGQMRADVDVFTTFEGDNTVLLQLVAKGLLTEYKEMWGDLDPAEMVGLVSKQVAEGVVERTTGRAGLQRLLDLAKGRDDDSALDDRGWQLSMFEQRADHVLETVGKRLRKATKDNAFQLFNAAQDHVLLAARTHIDRIVMEAFAEAVDDMPEGPARDLLDHVCSLYALASIEEDKAWFIEHGRLTTARSRAVTAQVNQLCGDLRPHAQALVDALGIPDGLITAPIAQRAGEAR
- a CDS encoding alpha/beta fold hydrolase produces the protein MEVLRTHGVEVAYERVGSGPLVLLVHGSACDSRIWRPQLDALADDLTVVAWDQPGAGRSSDPPPGFTLSDYAACLADLVDHLALGPAHVVGHSWGSTLALELYRQAPEQVATLVLVDAYAGWKGSLPASEVRARVERTRAMLAAPPAENVELPGVFAGEPPAEFAELVRRLAADVRRGPMADQLTAMAEADLGGMLGSIDVPTLLLWGELDARSPLTVARRMEAAIPGARLVTFAGAGHTLNLERPAELNDAVREFVHAHPG
- a CDS encoding toxin-antitoxin system HicB family antitoxin, producing the protein MDITPYVELLRRDLQNAAAVGEESGRAAAERLLIALDPSARLALMEAVTQAAAEITAEMPSGTVDVRLSGRELDFVVDVTAPEPMAPPAPPAPPAPPEPEADASLARVTLRLPENVKKKAEERAADSGQSLNTWLVNAIRQATQDDARVHVTASFDPFGGRGPRRMSGWL
- a CDS encoding MerR family transcriptional regulator, with amino-acid sequence MPGTSDLMPIGRFSALTRISVRMLRHYDEHDVLRPAYVDDTTGYRWYATTQLADAQLVRQLRDVGFGVPAIGALLATRGDSTFGRALDQQRAALVDDVRAATHRLTLIDKVREAHRQEQTMDITLDRTSFAARTVVALRGTIPSYADEARLWEQMLPELGRQDITMTGPCGAIDLADEYQESDVDKEVFAPVAAGTTAASPLVVRDLPELPAARAVLTGPYDQIGEACDQLVRWASDQALQGLAGMRYVYVNDVRATPPEQLVTEIYLPVAG
- a CDS encoding DMT family transporter — translated: MSHQALALVLVAALCHALWNIAAKYVDGDRFVFVWLYEALSTVLWLPVGVVLLLRTDRPWSWALLIASVGSAVLHIAYNLLLQTGYDRAPLGVVYPVARGTGPLLSMLVAIALLGERPGWHPALGGLAVVIGVAVVATRGFGRAGTLSRPGLTYGLATGATIAAYTLWDGHAVDELALLPLPYFALTVLWQTVLMTPEVVRRRQRVAATVRGSWRPAAVTAVLSPVAYVLVLEAMRTTPVSLVAPARESSIIVGSLLAWWLFKEPGPVRRLTGCVVVIAGITLIAWG
- a CDS encoding DUF4097 family beta strand repeat-containing protein yields the protein MQEFTFETPEPAELSVEIGSGQVDVTADEVATSQVTVDGPGADDVTVTQEGRRIVVKSHKRSGLFSRHERVDVTVVVPTGSDLVVRTGSGDVRTSGRFGQGALTTGSGDVEASQFAGDVVSTAGSGDIRIAEVGGALRGKSGSGGVRIGRVAGAADISSGSGDLAIDGCGTESSFKTGSGNVAIGDTTQRVTVTTASGDVSVQGLRGGAVKIRTASGDVAIALAEGVPVWADINTVSGTVHRDIASAGEPTEGQAHIELHILTASGRIDLRHI
- a CDS encoding cytidine deaminase codes for the protein MPTPDQLTATVDACRDLIRTRFPEGEEGAAAMLLEDGTILTSTAPEVFNASVELCHEVGAFCEAYKLDQAVVASVCLFHRADGSMLVLSPCGVCQERLIQHGPDVLVATAALPATDEIAWRTLREVHPAFWGRVLDSSPWPPGA